CTCAAATCACTCTTTGAATTATTACCTGTTTTAGTGGCACACCTAAAAATTGTTTTTCAACAGCAGAAGAAAGTCGATCACACGGAAGTCTTACTCGCTGCCTGTTCGGCTTTAGGCCATCCAGAAAATCCTACGGATCTCGCACTCGCTTTGGATTATCACATTCAACATTTACTGGTTGATGAATTTCAAGATACCTCTCCTTTACAATTACGTCTTATTGAAAAACTCATTACAGGTTGGGAAAAACAAGATGGTCGTACCTTATTTTTAGTGGGTGATCCCATGCAATCCATCTATCGGTTTCGGAAAGCGGAGGTCTGTTTATTTTTAGAGGTTCGTCAACGGGGAATTGGTTCATTCCCCCTTCAACCGTTAACGTTACGTGTTAATTTTCGTTCCACATCCGGTATCGTCGATTGGGTCAACCACTCTTTCAGTCAATTATTACCAGACAATCCGAATCGATCAATCGATGCCATTGGTTATTCTCCGTCAGACGCTTACACGTGTTCCTCACAAGCGGAAAAATCTGTATTCACCTATTGGCAACTCGCTGAGGATTCCGTTTTGGGGGAAATTGCAGAAGCCGAACAGATTGTAACAACGATTCAAAAAATCAAACGGGAAGATCCTTCAGGCTCCATTGCACTTTTAGTTCGTTCACGCAGTCATTTACACCCTATCTTACCTCGCTTGCGTCAAGCGAAAATCCCCTATCAAGCGCTCGAAATTGATAGTCTTGCCGAAAAATCAGCCTTACAAGATCTGTTAAGTTTAACCCGTGCACTTCATCATTTCGGTGACTCGATCAGTTGGCTTGCCTTATTACGGTCACCCTACTGCGGATTATCACTCCGTGATCTTTATCAGATTATACAATGGAATGATAAAAACAAAAAAACAACGATTTGGGAACAGCTCAAGGAATTTGAAAAAATCCCGCTCAGCTTAAAGACTAAACAGCGCCTCCGTCGCATCGTACCCGTTTTAAAATATAGTTTACAGCAACAAGGTCGTGTTTCATTCCCTCAATGGGTGAAGCAAACCTGGTTGTACTTAGGGGGACCGACCACGTTATCGCATTGGGAGGAAATGGATGACATAGAAACTTATTTCAATTTTTTAGCGACTAAGCTTAAAACTGAAGGTGATTCTTTTGATTTTTTAAGGATTCATGAAGAATTGCAAACCCTCTACACGCAAAGCACATCCCATGACACACATGCCGTGCAAATTATGACTTTACATAAAGCCAAAGGTTTAGAATTTGATCATGTTATTTTACCCGGCTTACATCGTTCAAATCGTCCTGAGCCTTATCCTTTATTACTCTATAGCGAACAACGATCGGTTTTACATCAAAAAAATTTTCTACTGGCACCTATTCCCATCGATCCTCAAGAACCTGACCTCATTTATAATTATTTACTCGCTGAAGAACAGAAAAAAAATCAAGCGGAACGCATTCGTTTACTCTATGTGGCCTGTACCCGTACTAAAAAATCTTTACATCTCTTCGGTACCTTTACCCAAGATAGCGCCGGAAAACTTCAATCACCGGATAAACAATCGCTACTCCATCATTTATGGCCCATTTTGTCGATTAAGTCAGAACATTTATTAAGCGTTTCCAAATCGAGAGTCAATCAAAAAAACAGCACCACTCAAACTGTGTTAAAACGTTTACCCGCGACTTGGCAATCACCCGTTTCACCCATGAAATCCTTCGAAATCCCCACAACAATGCCATCACAACCCGTTGTCTATCACTGGCATTCTCATACCGAACGTATATTTGGGACAGTAATTCACCGTTTATTGTATCAAATCAGTCAGGACGGTTTAGAACACTGGATTAAAAAAATAAATCAGTCACAAACCCTGTTGGCGGGCTTGTTGGCGCACTATGGATTATTGGATTCAGAGATACCTAACGTTTTAATAACACTGAAGCGTTGCCTCGAAAAAGTCATCGCGTGCCCGCGTGCACGTTGGATTTTAAGTCAACAGCACTGGATGGCTGAATCAGAATATGCGATCACCGTCATCCTTCATGGAAAATGTGAAAATTTTATTATTGATCGCACATTTATTGATCCTGCGACGTGTAGTCGTTGGATTATTGACTATAAAACAACGAATTATCAAGGCAATCAACCGGACCTTTTTTTAAAGGAAGCGAAACAACGTCATCAAGAA
The DNA window shown above is from Rickettsiella grylli and carries:
- a CDS encoding UvrD-helicase domain-containing protein; translation: MMKPTFELLADALERQRALDPKTSFIVQAPAGSGKTELLVRRYLTLLARVPYPEAIIAITFTRKAANEMRLRIMTALTVAHEKNITAVQDKDKERHFLAQKALLQNKTFEWNLLSHPNRLRILTIDSFCQSLTRQMPLQAGLSEQWTPTDNPEWLYRLAIHEFLNPLDEKVTWFSALNQLLIHLDNDFQRLENLLVPLLARREQWLDYLLLQSPDDLRKTLEQSLWDLNQNNVKQLNQLINPHDAQKLLKLLNFSLQQRQRSPLKRHDDLTFWNAASHLVLTAQDTFRQRLGKAEGFTIDATSKNKILKTEINRLKSQLLDLIHDLSQQPGVKETFIALKHAPPSHYTETQWKILKSLFELLPVLVAHLKIVFQQQKKVDHTEVLLAACSALGHPENPTDLALALDYHIQHLLVDEFQDTSPLQLRLIEKLITGWEKQDGRTLFLVGDPMQSIYRFRKAEVCLFLEVRQRGIGSFPLQPLTLRVNFRSTSGIVDWVNHSFSQLLPDNPNRSIDAIGYSPSDAYTCSSQAEKSVFTYWQLAEDSVLGEIAEAEQIVTTIQKIKREDPSGSIALLVRSRSHLHPILPRLRQAKIPYQALEIDSLAEKSALQDLLSLTRALHHFGDSISWLALLRSPYCGLSLRDLYQIIQWNDKNKKTTIWEQLKEFEKIPLSLKTKQRLRRIVPVLKYSLQQQGRVSFPQWVKQTWLYLGGPTTLSHWEEMDDIETYFNFLATKLKTEGDSFDFLRIHEELQTLYTQSTSHDTHAVQIMTLHKAKGLEFDHVILPGLHRSNRPEPYPLLLYSEQRSVLHQKNFLLAPIPIDPQEPDLIYNYLLAEEQKKNQAERIRLLYVACTRTKKSLHLFGTFTQDSAGKLQSPDKQSLLHHLWPILSIKSEHLLSVSKSRVNQKNSTTQTVLKRLPATWQSPVSPMKSFEIPTTMPSQPVVYHWHSHTERIFGTVIHRLLYQISQDGLEHWIKKINQSQTLLAGLLAHYGLLDSEIPNVLITLKRCLEKVIACPRARWILSQQHWMAESEYAITVILHGKCENFIIDRTFIDPATCSRWIIDYKTTNYQGNQPDLFLKEAKQRHQEQLNGYARAFLHDKPKKICCGLYFPLTALWCAWEFNASPLKTIESEYYP